The following coding sequences lie in one Acidobacteriota bacterium genomic window:
- a CDS encoding isoaspartyl peptidase/L-asparaginase, which yields ELGGMTLEDSMRRAIEETLKPGDGGTIGVDFRGNISMQFNTETMLRGSASSDGDFEIAVR from the coding sequence TGGAGTTGGGTGGAATGACGCTGGAGGATTCGATGCGTCGTGCCATCGAGGAGACGCTGAAGCCGGGGGATGGCGGCACGATCGGTGTGGACTTCCGTGGCAACATCTCCATGCAGTTCAACACGGAGACGATGCTGCGTGGGTCGGCCAGCTCGGACGGCGACTTCGAGATTGCGGTCCGCTGA